A region of the Cyanobium usitatum str. Tous genome:
GGGTGGCGTTGGGGGGGATAACGCCGCCAGCGCCCCGATCGCCGTAGGCCAGATCGGGTGGAATCACCAGCTTGCGCTTGCCGCCCACCTTCATGCCAGCCACACCCTCATCCCAGCCCTGGATCACCCGGCCGCCGCCGAGGGGAAAGGAGAAGGGGCCGCGTCCATAGCTGCTGTCGAATTCCGTGCCGTTGGCCAGGGTGCCCCGGTAGTTCACGGACACGGTCTGGCCGGCGCTGGCTTCGGCGCCGTCGCCGATTACCAGGTCGGTGATGCGCAGGCCGCTGGGGGTGGTGCGCTCTTTTGGAGCGTTGAGTTCACCGCCGAGGCCGCTGGCCTGGGCGATCTCAGCGCCGCTGGTTTGATCGTTTTCGCTGGCCATTACAAAAAGGGTGGGGTTGGGGTCGTCGGGGTCGAGCTCGAAGCTGCTGCTCACGGCTGGCCGCGCTTGGGCTGAAAACAGGGAGGCCATAGCTGCGCCACCGGCGCTGGCCGCATCAACTCTGGCCGCATCAACCACAGTGGGATTGACCAGCTGGCTCACCAGAGCCAGCAGCAGACAGGCCACGCAGACAGCGGAGCTGATCAGGATGTCGCGCATGGGACTCCAAGTACTGGCTTGATTCTGCCGGGCAGACGGATAGCCAGGGCTGATCAGTCGGGAATTTCGATCTCAGCAGGCATTTCATTGCCTGGGCGCTGACGCAGGCTGCGTTCCAGCCGGTCGAGTCGGCCCCGCAGCTCATCGAGTTCGCGTTGACGGGCCAGGCCTAGGTCTTGCAGGAGCTGGTCTTTATTGCGCTCCAGCTGGCGCTCGGCCTGCTGCTCTAGCTCGGGGGTTTCGCCCCGCAGGGCTTTGAGCACGTCGTCGACGAGGGCTGGAGCTTGGCTGGGATCGAGCTTGCCGCTGCGCACCCAGGCCTGGGTCACGCTGCGCAACCGCTCTGACACCAACGAGGTGGTGCCGAGGCCGCGCAGCAGCAGTTGTTGGAGGGGGTTGTTCGGATCCATGGCGGCTTGCTTCCCCAGGCACCCTGGCGCTTCCTACGCTTGCTTGCCATGGGCAATGACCGGCTGGGGAGGTGGTGGCTGGCTCTGGCCTCGGGGCTGCTGGCCGGACTGGCGCTGCCGCCTCTGGGCCTGCCTCCCCTGCTCTGGCTGGCCCTGGTGCCCCTGTGGGCCCTGGCTGGCTCAGCTCTCGGCGCTTGGGGTGGGGCCCTGTGGGGCGCTGCCGCCGTGCTGGTGAGTCACCGCTGGTTGCTGGGTCTCCATCCCCTCGATTGGATCGGCGTACCGGGCCCCTTGAGCCTGCCCCTGGCCCTGCTGTTGCTTTTGCTGTGTGCCCTGGCGGGAGCACTGCTGGTGGCCATCTGGGTGCTGCTAGCGCGGCGCCTAGACCCTCGCCGTGTCAGCAGCGCCCTGCTGTTAGCCGCTGGCTGGGGGCTGGTTGAGGTGCTGCTGGCTAAAGGGCCTTTGTTTTGGCTGGGGCTGGGGGCTGCTGCCCTGCCCGGCGATCGCCCCTTGGCGGGTTTGGCTGCCCTTGGTGGTAGCGGCTTGCTGGCGGCGGTGCAGTTGCTGCTGGGCTGGTGCCTCTGGCGCTGCTGCACCGCCCCCCAGCGCCGCCGCTGGTTGGTGGTTACAACCGCTGCCGTGCTGCTCAGCCACGGCGCCGGGGCTGCTGCTCTAGCGGCCATGCCCCTGCGGGGGGAGGGCGGCAGTGAGCGAGTGCTGGTGCTGCAGCCGGCGATTCCCACCCGCCGCAAGTTTCAGTGGGACCAGCAGCAGCGGCTGCAGCAGCGGCTGGCGGCCGCCTTGGCGGAGGCGGCCCAGCGCTCGGTGGATGTGGTTGTGCTGCCCGAGGGGGCCCTCGGGCTTGAGCCGCAGCTGGCGCAGCCGGTGCCGGTGGAGCTGATTAGCGGTGGCTTCCGCTGGCAGGAGGTGGCGGGGGAGCCCGAGCAGCGCAGCGCCCTGTTGCGCTTGGCACCAGGGGAAAGCCGGGCGAGTAGCTGGCTCGATAAGCATCGGCTGGTGCCCCTGGGGGAATGGGTGCCCCTGGCCAACCTGGCTCGCTGGAGCGGCCTTTCGGCCGTGGGGGGCCTGCAGCCAGGGGAGCCATCTCGGCTGCTACTTAGGCCGGCTGGGGCTATCGGCGGGGCGATTTGCTACGAGCTCTCCGATGGGGCCGCTCTGGCTGCCGCCGCCCGCGACGGAGCCGGCTGGCTGCTGGCCAGCGCCAACCTCGATCCCTACCCGCTGCTGCTCCAGCAGCAGTTTCAGGCCCTGGCCCAGCTGCGGGCCATCGAAACGGGCCGCTGGCTGGTGAGTGCCGCCAACACGGGGCCCAGCCTGCTGGTGAATAGCCGCGGTCTGCCCATGGCATCGCTGCCTTCCGGCCGGGCCGCCACCGGTGTATTCACCGTGCCACGGCTAAAAGTCCCCAGCCCCTACGACCGCTGGGGAGAGTTTCCCTTGTTAGTGGTGCTGGTGGGGGCGGCTTGGCGCAGATGGGGCTGAGGGATCACCTGGGTCTACTGGGCTAGGGGGCGGGCCTTACAGGAGCGCGGCTCATTGGTTTTTTGGCATTGCCGCCCTATCTCGCTTACGGGGGTTCAAAAGCATCCCAATGCTGTGACCAAGGGCGACCAAAGCAACGCCACCGGCGAGGCTCGCTAGCAGCAACAGCGCGCCGTCCCCTGGTTTGCCGGCCAGCAGGGCCCTGACCAGGTCCAACATCCAGGTGCTGAAGGTGGTGAGGGCCCCGCAGAAGCCGATGCCTGCCCACAGCATCAGCTTTTTGCGCCGGCTGGCTTGGGCCAAAACCACCCCGAGCAGGAGGCAGCCCAGCATGTTGGCGACCAGATCGGCCTCCAGCTGCCAGCGCAGTAGGGCGCCGGGGATGGCGCCGCCGGCCACCAGGGCCAGGTCGCGCAAATCTCCCTTGAGGCTGCGGCTTGGCATGGTGCTCATGGCTGAGCGCCCAGGCTGAGGCCCGCCAGGATCGCCAGCAGCCCTCCTGCAACTGATCCCCCAGCGAGCACGGCAGCCTCGCGCCAATGCCGCTTGCCCAGCTCGCTCCAGAGCTCGGCGCTGAAGCTGGAGAAGGTGCTGAAACTACCCAGGAAGCCAGTGCCCATCAGAAGCAGTGCTCTGCGGGAAGCTTCGCCGCAGCTCTGCTCCAGGCCCACAACCAGCCCTAGGGCAAAGCAGGCGATCACATTGACCCCAAAGGTGCCCCAGTGCCGGCTGGGCAGCACGGGCTCCAGGTGATCCACCACCCGGAAGCGCAGCCAGGCGCCGGGAACGGCGCCGATCGCCACCAGGAGGGCATCGGCCTCTGATGCTCCTGCGGCCATTGCTGCCCAACAACTGCCTGTCACTCTGCCCCCGGCTGGGCAGCTCAGGGCCTGGTTGCGGTGTGATCGGGTTCTTGGCGGCGGAATAGTCCGTCGAGGTAGTGGCGAGCCACGGCCCGGTCTGGGCAGCCGTGCTGGAAGAGGAAGCCGGCCAGGGCTGCCTGCATCAGGCGGTATTGATCCCACTGCGGGTGAACCCGGACAAACTCCCGCATGGCGTCGTACAGGTCCTCAGGGAACTGGTTTTCGACTGAAACAAAGGCGGGGGCGTGGTCCGGGATCTGGAGCATGGCGGCTTCGGCCTGGGTCCCCCATCACCCCACGCCAGGCGCTCATCCGTCAAAGGCTGTCCCGGGAGGCGAGTCCGGCAAGACGCACGGCCGCAAGCACCGGCCCATGGGCGCTTTCGGGGTTTGGGGGCTGCGGCTTCAGGCTCGGAAGTGTTGCTTGGAGCCGCGTCAAGGGGAGGGCCGTTTTCCCCATACAGAACCAAAAGCATCAGGGCGAGCGGCCGATATTGAGCCGCCGTTCTGTGGAAAAACCTAAGAAAAGCTGGGGATAAGGGCGTTTGGCTGGGGAAAAGCCCACTGCTCAGCAGTGGTGATCAATCCCGGGCTTGCCTGCAGGAACTCCTATGGCCGGCCCTGATCGAGCGCAACCTCAGCTTCAAGATCTGTTACAGTCTCATCAAGTTTCGTAACCAACGAGCATCCATGGCTGAATCCACCACCCGTTTTGGTTTTGTCGCTTTTGCCGAAACCTGGAATGGTCGTCTCGCCATGCTCGGTTTCGTGATCGGACTTGGGACCGAGCTCCTCACCGGTCAAGGAATCCTGGGCCAACTGGGTTTGGGCTGAATCCACTCGGGCTGAACGCAACAGCCCTCTGAATTTTTGCCGGGCAGTGAAAACAGCCCGGTTTTTTTGTGTTCTTGCAGCCTGGCCTTGCTGCTGCCGGCTGCCTAGCTGGCAATCGGCTTGGCGGCAAGCACTGCCAAGAAAGGATCGCCTTTGCGGCCAAGCCAGCCGAGAGCTCCTGGAGCTGCTGTCTCTTCCGCCACCAGCTCCGGCCTATCCCAACCCTGGGCCAGCAATACCTGGGCCACGTAGGTCAGGTGATCACGGTCGCCGCCGTCGGTCCAGATCTGGGGCGCTTTTTGAAAGAACATCCGGTTGCTGAACGCCACGATCACCTCACCCCTGGGCCGGACCACCCTCAGCAGCTCGGCAGCTACGGCCTCCGGTTGTTGGAGGTATTGCCAGCCGGCCACGATCAGCGCCACGTCCACGCTGTCGTTGGCTAGGGGTAGCCGCTGATCAACGTTGAGGTTTTGCACCCAGTGGCGATCAAGGCGCTGATTGGCTTTGAGCTCTTCGGCGTTGAGGCCGTGGCCGATCACCTCCTGATAGGCGATGCCCTCTGGCAGGTGGCTCACCCAGCTGCTCATCAGATCCAGCACCACGGCGCAAGGGGGGATGCGCTCGAGATATAGAGAGGTCAGTCGGGCCCGGAAACTGGCATCGAGGTGCTGTACGAAGCGGGGCTCGGCGTAAAAAAGAGCGTCGTCTGAGCGATCGAGCTTGTAACGGTCGGCTTCGTTTAGCACCGGTGCGGGCGCAATCATGGACACGGAGTCGGGGGTTTAGAGCAGAATTCGATCATGGCGGAGCTACAAGACGGCTGCGACTTAACAGGTCTGCCCCCATGGCGCTAGACTTTGCAAATCTCCTTAACAATCGGATCGTCACCGCATGTTCACGCTTGAGAAGGCAACCCAGATTTTTCCGGATACAGCTTCAGCTGACGTCGTGCCTGCGATCACGGCTCGCTTCAGCTTGCTCAGCGCCGAGGACCAACTGGCCCTGATCTGGTACGCCTATCTCGAAATGGGCAACACGATCACCGTTGCCGCCCCTGGCGCAGCACGGATGCAGTTTGCCGAGCCGGTGCTCAACCAGATCAAGGCGATGAGCTTCGCTGAGCAAAGCCAGATTATGTGCGAGCTTGCCAATCGCGCTGATACCCAAATCGGTCGCACCTACGCCTGCTGGTCGGTGAACATCAAGCTGGGCTTCTGGTACCAGTTGGGAGAATGGATGGCCGCTGGTTTTGTTGCTCCGATCCCCGACGGATACCAACTTTCGCCCAACGCTTCTGCGGTGCTCAGCTCGCTTAAAGCTGTGGATCAGGGCCAGCAGATCACCCTGCTGCGAAATTTTGTTGTTGATATGGGCTACGACCCCGCCAAGGGGGAGGGCCAGCGGGTCATGGAGCCCATTGCCGCTCCTACTCCCCAGGAGCAGCGCAAGCGGGTATTCATCGAGGGCGTCATCAACCCAACGGTGAACAGCTATATGGATCTGCTGAACGCCAACGACTTCGACAACCTGATCGAACTGTTCTTGACGGATGGCGCACTCCAAGCCCCTTTCCAGAAGCCAATCGTTGGTCGTGACGCGATCCTGCGCTTCTTCCGTGAAGACTGCCAAAATCTTCAGCTTCTTCCTGAGCGCGGCTTTGCTGAGCCAACAGAAGGAAACTTCACCCAAATCAAGGTGACTGGCAAGGTCCAAACCCCCTGGTTTGGAGCCGGCGTTGGTATGAACGTTGCTTGGCGCTTCCTGCTCAACCCTGACGGCAAGATCTACTTCGTGGCCATCGATTTGTTGGCTTCCCCTGCAGATTTGTTGAAATTCGGCCGTTGAGCGCAGCCAGCCGCAAGGGGCTCCTGCTTGCCGCACTAATAATGCTGGGTTGGCTGGTCAGCCTTGCTGGCCTGCTGAGCTGGGATTTAACAGCCACGCAGCTGGCCAGACCATCGGTCTGGCTGGCACTCTTTTTTGGAGTAGTTGGCCGCACCCTGCTGCAAACAGGCCTATTCATCGTTGGTCACGACGCCATGCATGGGGTGTTGTGGCCCCATTGGCGCTATGGCAATGCCTTGCTGGGCAGGATCGCCTTAGGCCTCTATGCGGCGCTTCCTTATCAAGCCTGCTGCCGCAACCATCAACACCACCATCTATTCACTGCTAGCGCCGCTGACCCTGATTTTCACGGGGATCCAGCTGCAGGGGCCTTCGCTTGGTATGCCCGCTTTATGGCTGGCTATCTCACCTGGGGGCAGATGGGCCGGTTACTCACTGGCTGGACAGTGTTGGCCTTGATCGCCTGCCGCTTGGCTCCATTTGCCTGGCTGAATGTGCTGCTTTTCTGCACCGTGCCCCTGCTGCTCAGCTCGCTCCAGTTGTTTGTTTTCGGTACCTACCTGCCCCATCGAGGCCAGCGTTTGCCCCAGCGTTCCCCCCACGCCGACAGCCTCGAACTGGCTCCCTGGCTCTCCCTACTGGCCTGTTTCCACTTCGGTTACCACAGGGAGCACCATGACGCCCCGACGCTTGCCTGGTTTGAACTTCCGGCCCAGCGGCGTAGGTCTCGCAGCAGGCTGTGTCCCCGACTAGCCTCGCTGCTAAGGGAGAGGGCTCAATTCACATGATGGACACGATGCTCGAAGGTTGGACAGACACGGAGCAGGCAGTCGCCCGCGAAGCCTTCGATCGTGCCTACACCAGGGCAGTGCAGAAGCTAGTTGCTGAGGTTCGTACCAAGGCAGACGAGCTTGAATCTGCAGAAACCGTATGGCAGCTTCACGATTACCTGAGTATTGAGCGCCACACTATCGAAGGTCGCTTTGATTTCCGCCTTGACGGCATCTTGTTCGTGTTTGCCAGCTTGGTCAAAGACAGCCTGCTGCAGATCGACGAACTGAACGGTCTAGAAGCCGAGAAGCTGGCCAAGATCCTTGCGATGTCCCGCTTTTAGCTCTCAAGTAATTGAGCCGTTGCGCTGATCGGGCAACGGCCTTGGGCTGGGTTGCTGGAAGGCAGGCAACAGGCTGTTAACCCCCAGCATCACGAAGCCAAGGGCCCCAAGTAGGGCCAGCAGCCTTAGCCACCAGGGGCGTCCCTGGTCGATGGGCCAGTCGTCTTGATCCTCCATTGATGGAGGCAACAGCTTGCGGTTGTGCATCAGATGTAGAACATCGGCAAGGGCTGCTTGA
Encoded here:
- a CDS encoding FKBP-type peptidyl-prolyl cis-trans isomerase, translating into MRDILISSAVCVACLLLALVSQLVNPTVVDAARVDAASAGGAAMASLFSAQARPAVSSSFELDPDDPNPTLFVMASENDQTSGAEIAQASGLGGELNAPKERTTPSGLRITDLVIGDGAEASAGQTVSVNYRGTLANGTEFDSSYGRGPFSFPLGGGRVIQGWDEGVAGMKVGGKRKLVIPPDLAYGDRGAGGVIPPNATLTFEVELLRIGG
- a CDS encoding phasin family protein, with amino-acid sequence MDPNNPLQQLLLRGLGTTSLVSERLRSVTQAWVRSGKLDPSQAPALVDDVLKALRGETPELEQQAERQLERNKDQLLQDLGLARQRELDELRGRLDRLERSLRQRPGNEMPAEIEIPD
- the lnt gene encoding apolipoprotein N-acyltransferase; its protein translation is MGNDRLGRWWLALASGLLAGLALPPLGLPPLLWLALVPLWALAGSALGAWGGALWGAAAVLVSHRWLLGLHPLDWIGVPGPLSLPLALLLLLLCALAGALLVAIWVLLARRLDPRRVSSALLLAAGWGLVEVLLAKGPLFWLGLGAAALPGDRPLAGLAALGGSGLLAAVQLLLGWCLWRCCTAPQRRRWLVVTTAAVLLSHGAGAAALAAMPLRGEGGSERVLVLQPAIPTRRKFQWDQQQRLQQRLAAALAEAAQRSVDVVVLPEGALGLEPQLAQPVPVELISGGFRWQEVAGEPEQRSALLRLAPGESRASSWLDKHRLVPLGEWVPLANLARWSGLSAVGGLQPGEPSRLLLRPAGAIGGAICYELSDGAALAAAARDGAGWLLASANLDPYPLLLQQQFQALAQLRAIETGRWLVSAANTGPSLLVNSRGLPMASLPSGRAATGVFTVPRLKVPSPYDRWGEFPLLVVLVGAAWRRWG
- a CDS encoding FluC/FEX family fluoride channel, giving the protein MSTMPSRSLKGDLRDLALVAGGAIPGALLRWQLEADLVANMLGCLLLGVVLAQASRRKKLMLWAGIGFCGALTTFSTWMLDLVRALLAGKPGDGALLLLASLAGGVALVALGHSIGMLLNPRKRDRAAMPKNQ
- a CDS encoding fluoride efflux transporter FluC codes for the protein MAAGASEADALLVAIGAVPGAWLRFRVVDHLEPVLPSRHWGTFGVNVIACFALGLVVGLEQSCGEASRRALLLMGTGFLGSFSTFSSFSAELWSELGKRHWREAAVLAGGSVAGGLLAILAGLSLGAQP
- a CDS encoding DUF2811 domain-containing protein, with protein sequence MLQIPDHAPAFVSVENQFPEDLYDAMREFVRVHPQWDQYRLMQAALAGFLFQHGCPDRAVARHYLDGLFRRQEPDHTATRP
- a CDS encoding chlorophyll a/b-binding protein, which translates into the protein MAESTTRFGFVAFAETWNGRLAMLGFVIGLGTELLTGQGILGQLGLG
- a CDS encoding class I SAM-dependent methyltransferase, giving the protein MIAPAPVLNEADRYKLDRSDDALFYAEPRFVQHLDASFRARLTSLYLERIPPCAVVLDLMSSWVSHLPEGIAYQEVIGHGLNAEELKANQRLDRHWVQNLNVDQRLPLANDSVDVALIVAGWQYLQQPEAVAAELLRVVRPRGEVIVAFSNRMFFQKAPQIWTDGGDRDHLTYVAQVLLAQGWDRPELVAEETAAPGALGWLGRKGDPFLAVLAAKPIAS
- a CDS encoding orange carotenoid-binding protein produces the protein MFTLEKATQIFPDTASADVVPAITARFSLLSAEDQLALIWYAYLEMGNTITVAAPGAARMQFAEPVLNQIKAMSFAEQSQIMCELANRADTQIGRTYACWSVNIKLGFWYQLGEWMAAGFVAPIPDGYQLSPNASAVLSSLKAVDQGQQITLLRNFVVDMGYDPAKGEGQRVMEPIAAPTPQEQRKRVFIEGVINPTVNSYMDLLNANDFDNLIELFLTDGALQAPFQKPIVGRDAILRFFREDCQNLQLLPERGFAEPTEGNFTQIKVTGKVQTPWFGAGVGMNVAWRFLLNPDGKIYFVAIDLLASPADLLKFGR
- a CDS encoding fatty acid desaturase, which gives rise to MSAASRKGLLLAALIMLGWLVSLAGLLSWDLTATQLARPSVWLALFFGVVGRTLLQTGLFIVGHDAMHGVLWPHWRYGNALLGRIALGLYAALPYQACCRNHQHHHLFTASAADPDFHGDPAAGAFAWYARFMAGYLTWGQMGRLLTGWTVLALIACRLAPFAWLNVLLFCTVPLLLSSLQLFVFGTYLPHRGQRLPQRSPHADSLELAPWLSLLACFHFGYHREHHDAPTLAWFELPAQRRRSRSRLCPRLASLLRERAQFT